GTTGGtgatgtgtgtgcgtgcgtattTGTTGAAGTTGTGCGCATGCCCGTCGAGTATGTTCTCCCAGTTGATCTTCACGTACTCGTCGCGTTCCGTCGAGCTTTGCTGGTGATAGAAGCCGAGCGCGTGCAGCAGTTCGTGCACGATGACGCCATGCGAGACGCAGCGCGGCGTATTGAGGTTAAGTACCTGCGTTTTAGTAACGGATGTgcatatcattatttttttggggtgtgtgtgtgtgtgtgtgtgtgcaaaccTGTCCGCCTTGTCGGCGTCCCACGCTAGACCAGCAGCCGGTGTAGTTGCCTTTAATGATTATCCAATTGGTGTCGCCTTTTTTGTAAGGTCGAAATCGGATGCAAGTCTTCTCGTGATACTCTTTGAAGGCCTCCAAAATCGTCATCATTTGCGTTTGGTCTGTGGTAGAGTAGGAAAGAAAAAGAGTACTTTAAAATCTCTTAGGTAACTATTGAGAATTACACAGTTATAAAAGTTAAAGTTGGCGAAAACCAAAGGCAGTGGACTTTGTGCTTTGCAAAGTGTGactgattttatgaaaaaagaatCTGAAATCTAAAATTTCGGAATTATTTTGAATAGATATgtccgaaaaatattaaaaagaaatatccCAGCTCTACTACAACACACCACCATTGCAAGACTCATAATGGGTTTTCCAGAACCATTGTGGTCGGacacttaatgtgtatgtatatgaaccTAGATGTCGATACGGCCTACTATCCGTTGATACCCGTAGACATAGCTTTATCCTTACTTTCTTTAGGCTTAAAAATGTGCACGCGAAAGCTCAGAGCTCGCGTTTTTGTAAACTTGGCTATGAATAATACACCAATAAAGAGAGTCAATTGAATTTTATGAAGAGTCCCTGATATACTCATCTGTTTCGTTCTCAAAGTTTTAGGGTGTTTATTCCCCGTATTTAGATTCTTCTTTTATTGGATATAAATGTGCCTCTGTTAGTAAACTATTTTATGAAGTTTCTATAAgattttctgtaaaatttttgaaagttgcAGGTAAACTTATCATGAGGTAGAAATAATGGTGACTTTTAACTCagaaattaaagattttaataaaaatatataaaaatgtttgtgtttaCTTTTGACTATTGCGAagaatcattaaattttatacttattttgCACGAATATCAATGCAAGAACACAGGAACCCACTCTTATTACAAAATGAACATTCAGgtttgttgcttaagtcttttgtctTGAATGCAAGggcgcatgtatgtatgtaccacaatTCGCTGGAATTCTATTGCACACCGGTGAATAATTAGCTTAATTAAGATTATCGACACCCTGCACTACTTatcaaatttactttttttaaaaaaccatattttttgggcttattttatttaattaattttaatttttttttttaattttattttttttgtttaattattaatttatttatttttttaatttttttaaattctaaattttttgttttattttttgaatttaatttatttttgaataaattttttaatttaattttttttaagtacagctttttaatatatgtatttttattttttgttttttaatttaaccattttaatttgaatttttttttaattcttttaaataccattttttttgtttaattttttgaatttaattttttttaaataaattaaaactttttttaagtacagtgttttaatttagtttccttttatttttattttgtaattaattttttttatttcaacttttttaatccagtttttatttttttttaattatttatttatttttttattattttttttaaattttttaaatactaaatttttgttttatttttgaatttaattcatttcaaataaatttttaatttaattttttaagtacggttttttgttttatgttttgaatttatatttttaaataaattttttaatttaattttttttaagtacagttttttaatatatttttattttttgttttttaatttaactattttaatttttattttttttttaattcgtttaaatactagtttttgtttaattttttgaatttaattttttttaaataaattatccttttatttttattttttaattaatttttttaattcaactttttaatcagtttttatttttttaattatttatttattttttattaattttttctaatttttttaaatactaaatttttttttatttttgaatttaattcatttaaataaatttttaatttaattttttaagtacggtttttgttttatgttttgaatttatatttttaaataatttttttttttatttaattttttttaagtacagttttttaatatatttttattttttgttttttaatttaactattttaatttttattttttttttaattcgtttaaatactagtttttgtttaattttttgaatttaattttttttaaataaattatccttttatttttattttttaattaatttttttaattcaactttttaaatccatttttttttttttttttaattaattaatttttttttattaattttttaacatttttaaatacattaaatttttttgttttatttttttgaatttaatttatttttaatttaatttttttaagtacaatgtcttttaatatatttttattttttgtttttttaatttaactattttaatatttattttttttttaattcttttaattactatttttatgtttgtttaattttttgaatttaattttttttaaataattttaaaaatttttttaagtgcagttttttaatttgttttccttttatttttattttttaattattttttttttaattaaactgttTGAATCTATTAGATCtgaatttagattttttaaaatttttttaaacattaaatgtttttttaatttattttttttaaatactatttttttaatgtaaaattttttaagtacagttttttaatttactttgtttttacttttcattaattttttttatttctttaagttcagttatttaattaatattgtttttatatttatatcttaataaatttttttttatttttttttaatttattaattttcttttttaattaattttatttttattttttaatttaacttttgttattttttatttactttttttattaataatttctttttaatacttgtttttaattacttttttttaatttattaatttttttaataattttatttatttattcatttatctttttttatttttttttatacaatattttttattacttggtttttactttaattttttaatactgttttttaattaatttttttataatttttaatactaatttttttttttttgagtttaattttagtaaatacagtttttaattaataatgcttttatttttatttcttcttgtttttttgtttttttaatttaattttaataacttatttattttattcttttaattaagttttttttattgattatttcacgtgttaatttgaatttttcaatttttgggaTTTCTCGAATACTAAGtttttttctgttaaattttTCTGCCACTTCAATTCACCACAAATTCTTCATTTGTCCCATACTCACTGAAATCGTTGCTGTCGATGTAAAATGGCACCGTCGCGTCGGGCCATGTGAACTTCTCCTTCAGTAAACCGTTACGCAACCACTCGCGGTGCAGCATAATATCGCCCTCGAAAAGGCCACAATGCTCCCAGAGATTCGTATCATCATCCTCGGACCAAAACTCGAAGGCCGCGTCtgcgcaaaacaaaaaacaaaatctaattttcattcattcaacACGTTTgcgtataaaaaaattattattattgattttttgcaattattattcattttgtatattttgtatggCTTGAAATAGTTACCACATACTGTTGTGACGCCGCAGCATTTGCATATTGGCACTCCAGCGTGGCGGTGGCGGCACCGCCGGCCGAAATGCGCTCAGCGCCTGCGCCCCGTGCCGATGTGTGGCGAGGTAAGCGCCGAATAAagcaattattaaataatattttcgcattttcaataaaaactctCTTCTTTTACTGCGCTTTTAACTGTACTAAATCACTGGCTGAGTTCGCGAGTTGGAAAGCGAGTTACACGGCTGCCCTCGCCGATTGACAAATCTATTGTGTGGCACTTTGATGGAGTGCGGCTCGCGTTACCGCATTGAAGAAGGTAAAGAAACGCCCACAATTGCGCCGCTGGCCTTTTATAGCTTTAATTCGCCGAGTCGATAATAATAAGTaatgaattttcaatttcacacaacaacaatgacattgcgctcatacatacatacacacatagatatatgtgtatatgtgtgtgcatccCACGAAAGCAGTGACTGAATTACCTTAACTGATTCCATTAATCGCAATCGAGCATTTTATGCGCGCCCCGCCGCTGGTGAATTGAGAATTGTTGGATTTCAATGAATTCTCTTCGGTTATTTGCATTCGGCAATCAATTGTGGAAATTGGATTTTGAGGTTATCAAATGTGGACGCGTGTTGCATACGAAATGCCTCGCTTGACTTGGGCGTTCGCTTAGGAGAATGCCAAGTGCCTTATGAAAGTAATTAAAAGCATTAGTGGGTgtttggttgttattgtttgaaaGCGTAATAaattaatggaaattaaaagtaaaatttaatgaatgaaaaatgaaaatttttgctaTATGAGGGCATTGCGATAAGTGAGCAGCTTGTGGTAGCTGAAAATGAATTTTCATTGAACACCAGAcgaaacgttaacttcggctacactgAGGCTATAACACCCTACAGAGTTGCATTTATTAGTTTTCAATTgccttctttactggcgtagacacctcttacgcgcttatagccgagttaacaacagcgcgccagtcgtttcttcttttcgctgtttggcgccaattggatattccaagcgaagccaggtccttttccacctcgTCCTGCTTACTgactggaggtcttcctcttcttctgcttcctccGTCCGGTACTGcgacgaatactttcagagctgaagtgttttcgtccattcggacaacatgacctagccagcgtagccgactcatcagatgttgtgaTCCCCCATTAGCTGGACGGGGaggatgagtgacttgtagagtttggtgtttgttcgtcgagagaggactttgcttctcaatggcctactcagtccgaagtagcacttgttggcaagagttattctgcgttggatttccaggctgacattgttggtggagttgatactggttccaaaataaatagaattatctacgaattcgaagttatgactgtcaacagtgacgtgagagtctAGTcacgagtgcaacgactgtttgtttgatgataggagatatttcgtattgccctcgttcaccaccagacccatttgctttgctcccttatccagtctggagaaagcaaaactaacggcgcgggtttggaggccaatgatatcaatatcatcggcgtacgacagcagctgtacactcttttagACGTTTGTACCCTCTCTAATTAGCTCTAAAGCTCGTGTTATTTTCTCCAGCGGGGATActaagttcagacatagcggcatagaggcagttccttttcgtgctgtccaaGGCGGCTTTAAGATCTACGAAGAGGTAGTGGGTTTTGTGGTCTAACGCAAACTTGCCGGGTAGGCTGTCGGTTTTCTCACCGCTGCGGAACGACACCCCTCGTTGTATCATGATATCgttgagtgctctcagagagcaggagtgaaAGCCAGGTAGAAAACTGTTTCGCTGTCGGTTGTGATAGTAGCTTTTCGACATCGTACCTCCCctgtgtttgttgacggtagTGTTTTGCTGTACAGAGGCGGGCGCGTGTCTTCGCTACAAAAAGATAGTGATCCGAatcaatgttaggacctcggagtgtTCGCATGTCAAAATCACTGGAGACATGTCGGCCATCTATCACAACAAGATCGATCTGGTTTTGAACaattcgatccggagacagccaagtagcttgcTGGAATCTAGCACTACAGACAACTATATTTCCAGCCCCTACGAAGTTGATCAGCCTCAAACTATTTGGAGAGGTTTCGCCATGGAGGTTGAATTTTCCGACTGTTATACCAAAGATGCTTCCTTTGCCCACCCACTCGTAAAAATCATCAAGCACAATTTTTACATCGTGGCTGTGGCAGTCGTCATAAACGCGGTACAGTCACTCATAAAAGGCgtctttggtcatatcgtccttctcttccatcggggcaTGGCCGCAAATCAGTTTTATGTTGAAAAAGTTTGCactgatgcggattgtggctggaCGCTCATCTATCGGAGTGACCGCCAAAATTCGACGACTGAGTCTTTCTAACACCACGAATCtcaataattcaataaattcgtgaatatatcttaccaaataaaaaagttttcggtACAAAGACTGGACTCGgactgttcagtttgtatgttagATATACAGagataagtatataaatatatatattaggctCCGATTTCCTTCTGCGTTTTACAAGATTCGTGGCAAAGTTAATTTACTCTCTTCAGGGTGTCACATATAAGAGAATACGACGTGAAAATACTTTCTTAAAGTGTATGGAATGATTCAAAacgctgtggaattcttcatTGAGTGGCTGGAAAAACGAAGTGAAAAAGTGCTTAATTGGATGGCCGTATTTTAGGGGCAATGCAAAGGGATGATTAGTGCCATATGAATCTTGTCACAACCGTGAAAATTGTTGATATATCGAAAAAATTGATTGTTTATGATATTTACAAGGGTCTCATTAGGTATGTACATCGAAAGTCGAAAGAAGCTTAGGTTAAGTTAGTTTATGTATTGGTCAACAAGATAATGTAATGTGTCAGAACGATGTTCCTTTGCGTTGCCGTACACTTCTCGATATAGACCACAACACACGTGTTTGGAATTTACCACGTATTTATTGTGGTGGGTAATATTAATCCTAGATATTTTGCCAGTTTTGTCAAAGCTGGAAAGTTGGAAAGAAAATGTCAAGATAATTTCACCTCGCCTTTCACCATATAGCTTTGGCTATTTGCATTCCACAGGATGTATATTGAACCGTGCCTAGTCGGAACATCTACCATTGTGGTGAGTGGAACCTTGCTAAGAGCCGCACAAGTTCTGGGTGTTAACCAGCGCTTGCCAAGTTCAGAGTCAGTCTACAGATCCAAAGCTAGAGCACAAGAGGATAACGAAGTACCGACTCGTTGTCAATCTTATGAAATTAAGGTAAGGTTTCCCCTTCTACTTTGCTTGGATCGCAGCTATTAATATCCCATAATATCGATTATCTCTTTTGACTTTTGTCTCTAGAATATTATAGTTTCATTCGAGGGGTGACTTCGACTTGCACGCAAATGTAGTTTTGAGAACTTTTGGGCTTAACTGCCTTTCATTTTGAACTACTAgttagaataataaaatttgggCTCTTAACATGATAAAACTCGAACCGATTCCGGGAATTCAGAACCAGCAGTTGAAGATGGCGCAATTCTGCCTCTGCACTACCTTTCCTTAGTAAATAATTTCTACATTTATGCGCGTGTTTAACATATTTCttgcaaatgttgttgtttgcaGAAAAAGTCAGTGACCCCGTGCAGTCGTTACCGGCTTATTGGTGAACAATAAAACGTAGCTGGCAATGCCACGAATAAAAAATCGCAtttgataacaacaacaacgccaaacaaacattaatataacaaacaaacaacaaagttTGCATACAACTACTTGTCTTTaagtatgcgtgtatgtatgtgtgtgtgtgtgtgcagcacTCAACAGCGCAACGCTGCTCTTGCGGCAAAGCAATTTATTTGCGGCAGCAGCAGCTCGGCGGCGCGGTGGCAATGACAATGGCAACGGAAATCGCAATGGAGCCAGCAGCACATTGACCCACAACACCGGCCAACAGCAAGCAATGCATAAATcgtgtgtggctgtgtgcgtctgtgtgtgtggGTTGTGGGGCATGTGGCATGTTGGTGCGGGTCGGGCGCTCGGGAGATGCCAGTGAAACTATCATCGCTTGCATCTTACCTTCACCTACTTTTTCTCTGCGCCACAACATTGtatgattgtgtgtgtgtgtgtgtgggtatcgGCATTCAAATGGGGTTTTCCGCAGCGTTTTGCTTGGCAACtttgcattttcattatttgtgtGATTTTTCCTTTTTCTCCACTTAATCGCCATCTCTTACTTTGTCTCTTGGCATGTTGTgtggaaatttattattttcttggtTGCGCGGTGCCTGTTTTTCCTTGTGCTTGGTACTTGAACGCatgttgttttgattttttttaagtgtttacatacataggtgtgggtatgtatgtatgtgttgcaaGTATATGGC
The DNA window shown above is from Bactrocera tryoni isolate S06 chromosome 4, CSIRO_BtryS06_freeze2, whole genome shotgun sequence and carries:
- the LOC120775313 gene encoding zinc metalloproteinase nas-13; the protein is MRKYYLIIALFGAYLATHRHGAQALSAFRPAVPPPPRWSANMQMLRRHNNAAFEFWSEDDDTNLWEHCGLFEGDIMLHREWLRNGLLKEKFTWPDATVPFYIDSNDFNQTQMMTILEAFKEYHEKTCIRFRPYKKGDTNWIIIKGNYTGCWSSVGRRQGGQVLNLNTPRCVSHGVIVHELLHALGFYHQQSSTERDEYVKINWENILDGHAHNFNKYARTHITNFGVEYDYQSVMHYSSKAFTKNGKPTIEPLDPYASLSQRKGLSEKDISKLNEMYQEDCNADYLFSFDRLGSYLDELLEYFQNSLFSRNRPVERTQNVKNEM